From the genome of Setaria viridis chromosome 1, Setaria_viridis_v4.0, whole genome shotgun sequence:
CCTCGCTATGCATCTGTTAGCGAGTAGCGACGCGCATCGGCACATGACAAGAATAGCGGACACAAGTACAGAACCATGTGCACAAGCTAGCGCCCACAGTTCCACCTCAACCTCAAATGGCGTCTCCATTTATCGTTTACGAACAATCCTTTTGGTAATCGCAGGTTGCTCTTTTTTTAAATCAATCACTTTGTAACATTAGCATATGAAAAGCGATATCATTCcctaaaaaagaagagaaatggCATGTGTCCGAGAAAAGCATACTCAGGACTGCATGACTCTATACAGCTATACAAGCTCTCCTTTTGTTGTTCTCTTTTTTCAGTGCATGCGCCTTTCGCGATTCAGGCAAATGAATTCTCACCTCCATTCATCTCGCTTTCATGAAAGTCAAGGAATGTTACCGCTTATTTCAAAGTCATACACCATCTGACGGATCCCAGAATTCTTCCTAGGGAATTCCTATTGCACGGTACAGTACAGTCGAATATAATTATGCAAAATCTGTCCAAGTAATGTTCCTGAACTGATCCGACCATTAACACATGCTGAATATGACAAATGAACAGTTACACCGATGTGCAAAAGAGGTGGGACCATGACCTCATCATTCCCTTTACCTCTCTTTATCAGCTAGGACCCACACCTCCAAAATTTCCTGGGACCACATGCAGCACTGCCTTTCATGGGCCTGAGGCAGTCAAAGGGACAAAGGGCCCGGTCAACGGAAGATTTGCCCTTGCCTGGCTGCATGTGGGATGTGGCTACCAGAGAGTAGAAAACACAGGCACATAAGCAAAGAACCATGCAACTAAGCTCCTTCAGGCCTCATTAAGATATTAACCTCCGATAAGATATACCACCCGATTTCCGAAAAATTGCAATCTCGCTACCAATGAGTTCCTTTATTATAAACAAAAGAGAACTACAAATATTTTATGTGGAGAATTTCGATTGGAGGCTTGGAGCACAATATACTTAGACAACCTCCTAACAAGAAACACATATTcatcaagattttttttaatccgttgcaaaacaaacaattaGAACAGGTCACATCGAACAAAGGCGTGCACGTCAATTTTGATTTTCTATTGATCGAGATCATCTTCTGTACAGCAATAACTACCGAGGTATGTACTGCGTAAGCACTAAAAAGGCCAAATATGTACAGCACCAGGGGCCTTGTTATCTTACCCGCTGGAGCAGCTATTTCCACACTTTGACGGCACCATCTCTGCTGGCTGATATCAACCTCTGGCTTGACAAGTTGAAGGATGCCAATGCAAGTATAGTATCACGGTGGCACCCAGCGGAGTCTGCAGCAGCCAAAGCGAGCTGTGTCTTGGGTGTCAAACCGGACACCGTGGTTGTTTGCTTGTACATTTCCTGGACAAAACAGTAGAATCTGTAAGAATCGGGATTTATGGCATGTCGTGTTTAAAGTCACAGACTCGTGAATTTGCATTGTCCTTGGGAAACATGAATGGGTGAACTAGCCAGGTAGGCTTAACTACCCAACAAGGAAAGAGGGCTACCTGAACGACTTGTACTCCAAAACTGGATCTTATATCATAACACTCATTGTTTCCAACTGCTTTCTCCAAAATATCTCCTTTTGCCGAACGGACTTCTTTGGCCGAGGGACCAGCGATACAGAAGCTTTGCTCAGGTCTTCAAAATTGACAAATGTAAAAACGTCATGATGTCAGGTGgcagagaaaaaaaatactgatgAAAGAGTGCAGCCCAGATAAAATTGAACCTGGCTTGATCCCAATAACGAATTTTCAAGTCTGTTCCTCCAGTCAATAGATCACCGCCAGGTAAGGGAAGCAGAGAGCGTATGCCTGGATGGCGTACAGGTGGGTCGTTCAATTCATCAATTCTGTACTTATAATTGCCTGGTCGTCTTACATCTTTGGTAGTTGACTTGTTAAGAGGTCTTGATGGTGTCTTTGGCATCACAGCTTCATTCTCAGTGCTTGCCGTTCTAAACACCTGCATAGTTTGTTGAATTTCAAGATGCAACTGTAGTATTAGATACGGGCATAAGGTTTAGTTGTTCACTTCTCAAAAAGGTTCGAGCACTTCTTAGAACATGACACAAGGTAAAATGCTATGCAAATATCAGTATAACCTCCTGCGTCAGGAGCAGATTCAATTCGGGAATTCGATTTTGGTAATCATAACAATGATAAAGCCGTGGCGAGATGTTCTACCAACAGACCTCATAAATATTAAACACTTTATTACCTGGTGGCAGCTTCCATTCTCAGCATTCCATAGGGAAACTTCGTTGCAGCCGGCGGCAACAAAAACCAATGGCCTTCCAGCAGAAGATATTGAACTTGGTGGAGGTATAAGCAAGCACAATTTCTCTATAGGGCTTACTGTTGAATAGTACCACGAGTTAACAGGCAGCAAAAACCTATTATCCCACAGGGTAAGGGCACCTCGTGAAGAACCTGAGATGAACCAATTTCCACACTGGCCAACAACAAGTGCGGATATATAGCCCTCCTCCGGTGAGGATTTAAATGACCAAGATTCTGAGTTGGTCCTTGTATCCCATTTATGGATGCCACAATGTTCAGTGCTGAAAAGGACAGTTGGGCTAAAGCTGTCGCTTGAACAATTTACAGCACTTAGAATTGcaccttctttaatatcattcCTTTTTACATCAACAATTCCAGAATACCTTTCCACAACACTCCCAACGCCGCGTGCACAATCAACAGAAAACAAGTGCAGTGTTCCATCGCTTGCACCGACAGCCACCTGTGAAGTACCACGAACCATTGTCGTACAAAGAGCTCGGCTAGTACCCATGCTGTACGTTAACCTGGATCTGAAGGCAATGTCCTTTTCCAACTTTCTTGTATCCCATATCTTGATACTTGAGTCGTCAGAAGCAGTCACAAAAAAGGTATTATCATTTGATACGGCGATATCATTGACAGACAAGCGATGCTCCTGGAGATGTGCCACTAGTATTCCACGAGGCTTCCATCCAGTCTCCAAGTTCACTGCTGATCTGGAGAAGGACGGCAATCCTCCAGTATCAGAGTTTGGAATGCTATCCCCTTGCAAAGAGGAACTGCTCTTGATAGAATCATTTATGCTTAACTCTCGCCGCTTGCTACTGAAATAATCATCTCTAGTATGCACGCCTGGGCGGTTGGGTTCCAACCAAGGTAGCCTTATTGATGCTTTATACACTGAAGAATCAGGGAGCGGCTGTGTTTCTCCTAAACCTCGCTTATCGGTACAAACAGAATATGATGGTATTCCTTTAGATAAGCCGTCATAAAAGGAACTATTCCCAGCAGATGCATGTAGTGCAAAACCAGAATATAATGATTTGTCAGAAGAAACTGAATCTTTGACATCAAAAGGCATGTTGCTGGAAATATTAGGGCCTTTCAATCGCGCAACATCTTCAAGATTGATTGAGGATCCACTTTGCGCTATACCAGGGTATCTTCCACCAAGTACTGTCAGTTCTTTCTTGCCACCACCCTTCAGTAAAATGTCTCCCATGTCCTGAGCATCCTCTAAAGCTTGGTAGAAGATCGATTTTGGCAGTGGAGGCTTAAGGCATGAAAGAAGAGCAGGTTCAGAGGACAATGAAGGTGGCTCCCTGTGTAGGAACTGCCTTAGATGAGGAGAAAGGTACACATAAGTATCTACAGCCCCTAGGCTCTCACTGCAAGCAGCAACAAATCTTACAGCAGACCGTTTAACCCAATTGATTGGATACCGAAGCAGGGGGAGAACCTTTCCCAATAGACCAACAATTACTCTTTTCCTCAAATAACCACTTTTGCACATCATGGTCAAGCAATCAAGTGCATTTACAAGGACAGCCTCCATACCATCACTTAGTGCCTGTTCAAGATATGGCAAAAGATATTCCTCAACGCTCCTTGAACCAATGAAATAGCAAACAAAGACAATCTGGCCAAAGAAAACTGCACGGAGCTGCTCGTCATGGTCATTTAGAAATGCCGGAAGTATAGGAAGAAGAAAATCATTACTTTGCTTGTGCCCAAAGAAGTAACACAAATAACCTATATCCTGCAGAAGAGCTCTGCGGACATTAGGTGTCTGCTTTTGTCCCATAGCCAAATCTTGCACTATTTCATAAATATTTTTCCTCAGTTCTGCAAGCTGGGCATAAAATTGATCTTGCTTCTTTGCTGGTGAATCTGCAGACTGTGATCTGGGAGCTACCACTGATTCATCCAGAGGTCCAATATCGGCTATGCTACGAGAACGAAGTAGGAACCTATAAGCTGTTAAAGCCAGCTTATGAATATTGCTAGCATAGCAAACTCTAACACTCTCCTCTGTATCATCAGGAAGCAAAGAGAGCATTGGGAGGATGTACTCAGGGAATATAACAGCATCACTGATAGGGAAGTCTTGCACAAGACAGAGGACATCACATAAGGTTTCCAAAGCAGCGCAGCGGACAATGGCAGCCGGATCTGAAAGCATCGCAATCACATAGGGAACCACTAGCTGTAAGCGATTGTCATCATCTATGTATGTGGACGAAAACTTCAGAAGAATGAGACTGGCCCTTCTTAGCTCAGGTTTTTTCACACTGCGTATGCATGAGCAGAGTAATGAGGCAAGCAAGACCATGCCTTCACAGCtctccttggagtctatctGTTGAAAAATGTCAAAGCTATAGGTATCTGATTGGCCATCATAACCAGCTACCAAGGAACATAAATTACTCTTTGAGATCTTCTGCACATGGGATACAACATTGTTCCGGGTCGTCAAACCACTTCCTGTTCCCCTTCCTGCTGGATTAACCAGCTGTGAGGACCGAATATGGTCCTGGTCCATGTCTTTTGTTATCTTTGTGCTTGTGCTGTTGCTCCTGTTCTCCACTTCTTTGAGGAGGAAATTGATATCTCCAGCAATCTGTTGATGGTCTACAAGAGCATTTTTCTTAACTGATGTGCTCTTTTTAGAATCTCCTGGCGAGTTTAAAATTTGCCCTCCTGTGCCTTTTCTCCCAGATGGTTCACTATGCTCAGACAATGTACATCTCCCGATCTGTTCAATCGTTGAGCTGTCCATCATTATTTCAAGTATCTTTTCAAAATTGTCTTGAGTCTTCTCAACCTGGATACAGAATTACGTTTAGAAACTAGGACAACTGTAGAAACCAGAGGCGACTACAAAACTCGAATGATCCTTACCCTGGCATCTGAGTCAAGTGGAACAATATCCGAGAAGAACTTGTGCAGAAAGTTTGAAAAATAAACTGGGAACACAACAGATTCGTATTTTTGTAGATAGCTTCGACACGGTAGCCTTTTTTGGGGGTCCAACTGGATCATGTGAAGTATCATGTCACGAATACCAGTATCTTGTATCTGCAAGAACAAGTTTATTTCAGAAGCTTTTTGTAGGTAATATCTGAAGAGAATCCAACAATCCTCTAGTCGACCAAAATTAGGAAATAGCAGTAAAATCAACAAGGAAACCGATGATGAGGATACAGTATGCAAATGAAGGCGCTTTACATGCAAAAAACGTAGGCCTCCTTTCTACATGCACCTTTCACAAGTACAGAGTATTCACAAATAAATCGCAAACCAGGGGAAAAAAAGGTACACCTCAAATTAATATAATCAGTTTTTCACTGATTAGGTCCGTAAAATAGCCTGTTTCATTCAGGTCCTTCTAACACAATTACACAATACTGGAGTATAGACACAGTATAAGGCATGCCGAAGTAGACTATGTCCTATTTAATTGGCATTTAGCAGTGTTAGAAATGCACAAGTTATTGCAATGGGAAACAGTCAAGATCTTTTGGCTCCTGAATACTTTTTAAATTGATCTAACACACTCATGTAATGGGAAATCATGAATATGAGATTTATCATGAGTTTTCTCATCTAGGATTGCTGCATTAAATTATGCAAAGATTTTGGCTCATGAAAGCTCCTTTGATTTGAAGAGTCTATTATCTATCCATTTGAATATATATCCACACTGATCTTCTTAACTATAACGTTGTCCAATAGGCTATGTAGGTGCTACCCTGAGGCATAAGAGGTATAAACAGTTCATCTTTTGGGGAAGGGAAAGAAATATTTCTGCAGATATATACCACTTAAAATCATGCATAACAAACATTCCTATGTTGCTCTTGCATACTTGCTAAAAGTTCATAATCCTAGAAATTTGAGTTTCGAATATGTAAGAAACGACCTATCTATCATAAGTGTTTTTTACAGAATGAACTAATGGTCCCATCAGAGATGGATGTGCAAACACTCATTTCACAACTGAAAAGAGTATATAGTTGCCCAGAGGTAAGTGGCCGATATGCAACACAAAATTATATATTAGAAGAATACAAGCATTACAATGATTCACAATTTAAACTGTTGAAGAAGAGGAAAGGAACAACATAAGAACCTTGTGTAGAAGAAGCATCGGGTCATATTGACCACGCCGATAAGACAGAAGGTTTGAAAACTCAAAAAGTGCCACGCCGTCAAGGAAAAGTTCAGCAAGAACGCACCTGGAAAGAAGATATACAATATACCCCTAAATGATCAGCATTTCTTAAATCTTAAAAAGAAAATGGCAGTCACCTGAGTGCAGAATTCTAACATAGTAAATTACTGCTGAAAAAAGTGAAGCTGGAGCAGAAATTCACAAAACTCAATACAGACAAAGCAGGAATAGAAGATATCCTATCGTAAAGTTCAATTTTGAGAAAACATAACTATTACAAATTCTAACTGATTGTGCTTTTAAGATATTCAAGCAACTGATAATCAACATGCCCAAAGGATCCAAAATACT
Proteins encoded in this window:
- the LOC117841395 gene encoding serine/threonine-protein kinase VPS15 isoform X2, which encodes MACFSEMVADLDHLVVQLIHAVEQSHSKGVCHGDIKCENVLVTSWNWLYLADFASFKPTYIPYDDPSDYSFYFDTGGRRRCYLAPERFYEHGGESQVAADAPLQPSMDIFSLGCVLAELFLDGVALFEFSNLLSYRRGQYDPMLLLHKIQDTGIRDMILHMIQLDPQKRLPCRSYLQKYESVVFPVYFSNFLHKFFSDIVPLDSDARVEKTQDNFEKILEIMMDSSTIEQIGRCTLSEHSEPSGRKGTGGQILNSPGDSKKSTSVKKNALVDHQQIAGDINFLLKEVENRSNSTSTKITKDMDQDHIRSSQLVNPAGRGTGSGLTTRNNVVSHVQKISKSNLCSLVAGYDGQSDTYSFDIFQQIDSKESCEGMVLLASLLCSCIRSVKKPELRRASLILLKFSSTYIDDDNRLQLVVPYVIAMLSDPAAIVRCAALETLCDVLCLVQDFPISDAVIFPEYILPMLSLLPDDTEESVRVCYASNIHKLALTAYRFLLRSRSIADIGPLDESVVAPRSQSADSPAKKQDQFYAQLAELRKNIYEIVQDLAMGQKQTPNVRRALLQDIGYLCYFFGHKQSNDFLLPILPAFLNDHDEQLRAVFFGQIVFVCYFIGSRSVEEYLLPYLEQALSDGMEAVLVNALDCLTMMCKSGYLRKRVIVGLLGKVLPLLRYPINWVKRSAVRFVAACSESLGAVDTYVYLSPHLRQFLHREPPSLSSEPALLSCLKPPLPKSIFYQALEDAQDMGDILLKGGGKKELTVLGGRYPGIAQSGSSINLEDVARLKGPNISSNMPFDVKDSVSSDKSLYSGFALHASAGNSSFYDGLSKGIPSYSVCTDKRGLGETQPLPDSSVYKASIRLPWLEPNRPGVHTRDDYFSSKRRELSINDSIKSSSSLQGDSIPNSDTGGLPSFSRSAVNLETGWKPRGILVAHLQEHRLSVNDIAVSNDNTFFVTASDDSSIKIWDTRKLEKDIAFRSRLTYSMGTSRALCTTMVRGTSQVAVGASDGTLHLFSVDCARGVGSVVERYSGIVDVKRNDIKEGAILSAVNCSSDSFSPTVLFSTEHCGIHKWDTRTNSESWSFKSSPEEGYISALVVGQCGNWFISGSSRGALTLWDNRFLLPVNSWYYSTVSPIEKLCLLIPPPSSISSAGRPLVFVAAGCNEVSLWNAENGSCHQVFRTASTENEAVMPKTPSRPLNKSTTKDVRRPGNYKYRIDELNDPPVRHPGIRSLLPLPGGDLLTGGTDLKIRYWDQARPEQSFCIAGPSAKEVRSAKGDILEKAVGNNECYDIRSSFGVQVVQEMYKQTTTVSGLTPKTQLALAAADSAGCHRDTILALASFNLSSQRLISASRDGAVKVWK
- the LOC117841395 gene encoding serine/threonine-protein kinase VPS15 isoform X1: MGNKIARTTQASATEYYLHDLPSTYNLVLLDVVSRDRFLKSVRCKHDEGLLLVKVYFKRAGEPIDLKEHERRLERIRNTFKGIEGSHVWPFQVWLQTDKAAYLLRQYFFNNLHDRLSTRPFLSQIAKKWLAFQLIHAVEQSHSKGVCHGDIKCENVLVTSWNWLYLADFASFKPTYIPYDDPSDYSFYFDTGGRRRCYLAPERFYEHGGESQVAADAPLQPSMDIFSLGCVLAELFLDGVALFEFSNLLSYRRGQYDPMLLLHKIQDTGIRDMILHMIQLDPQKRLPCRSYLQKYESVVFPVYFSNFLHKFFSDIVPLDSDARVEKTQDNFEKILEIMMDSSTIEQIGRCTLSEHSEPSGRKGTGGQILNSPGDSKKSTSVKKNALVDHQQIAGDINFLLKEVENRSNSTSTKITKDMDQDHIRSSQLVNPAGRGTGSGLTTRNNVVSHVQKISKSNLCSLVAGYDGQSDTYSFDIFQQIDSKESCEGMVLLASLLCSCIRSVKKPELRRASLILLKFSSTYIDDDNRLQLVVPYVIAMLSDPAAIVRCAALETLCDVLCLVQDFPISDAVIFPEYILPMLSLLPDDTEESVRVCYASNIHKLALTAYRFLLRSRSIADIGPLDESVVAPRSQSADSPAKKQDQFYAQLAELRKNIYEIVQDLAMGQKQTPNVRRALLQDIGYLCYFFGHKQSNDFLLPILPAFLNDHDEQLRAVFFGQIVFVCYFIGSRSVEEYLLPYLEQALSDGMEAVLVNALDCLTMMCKSGYLRKRVIVGLLGKVLPLLRYPINWVKRSAVRFVAACSESLGAVDTYVYLSPHLRQFLHREPPSLSSEPALLSCLKPPLPKSIFYQALEDAQDMGDILLKGGGKKELTVLGGRYPGIAQSGSSINLEDVARLKGPNISSNMPFDVKDSVSSDKSLYSGFALHASAGNSSFYDGLSKGIPSYSVCTDKRGLGETQPLPDSSVYKASIRLPWLEPNRPGVHTRDDYFSSKRRELSINDSIKSSSSLQGDSIPNSDTGGLPSFSRSAVNLETGWKPRGILVAHLQEHRLSVNDIAVSNDNTFFVTASDDSSIKIWDTRKLEKDIAFRSRLTYSMGTSRALCTTMVRGTSQVAVGASDGTLHLFSVDCARGVGSVVERYSGIVDVKRNDIKEGAILSAVNCSSDSFSPTVLFSTEHCGIHKWDTRTNSESWSFKSSPEEGYISALVVGQCGNWFISGSSRGALTLWDNRFLLPVNSWYYSTVSPIEKLCLLIPPPSSISSAGRPLVFVAAGCNEVSLWNAENGSCHQVFRTASTENEAVMPKTPSRPLNKSTTKDVRRPGNYKYRIDELNDPPVRHPGIRSLLPLPGGDLLTGGTDLKIRYWDQARPEQSFCIAGPSAKEVRSAKGDILEKAVGNNECYDIRSSFGVQVVQEMYKQTTTVSGLTPKTQLALAAADSAGCHRDTILALASFNLSSQRLISASRDGAVKVWK